A section of the Clostridium felsineum DSM 794 genome encodes:
- a CDS encoding phospho-sugar mutase, giving the protein MSYKEKFKSWLASEYVDAETKKELEAIKDEKEIEDRFYKDLEFGTGGLRGVIAAGSNRMNIYTVGKATQGLSDYLTKNYKDASIAIAHDSRIMSREFAERAASVLCANGVKTYLFESLRPTPMLSFTVRHLNCKAGIVITASHNPKEYNGYKVYNEDGNQLTDKAAAEVLECIEKTDDFSGVKLIDVKKAEAEGILNIIGEEVDKVYIDKVKDLTIRKDMVEKSAKDLKIIYTPIHGSGNIPVRRVLKELGYENLSVVKEQEEPDGNFPTAPYPNPEQPSVFNIALNLAREVEPDVIFGTDPDCDRIGVLAKDKSGEYKVLTGNQTGVLLTHYIISSLKDTGKLPDNGAVIKTIVTSEMTRKITEDYGMELIDVLTGFKYIGEKIKEFEKTKSNTYLFGFEESYGCLAGTFVRDKDAVVAATLVCEMALYYKKKGLSLDDALNALYEKYGYYNEKLVSIELQGKEGQEKIQKALNYLRENMADDVAGVKIVKKFDYKTSIEKDVPKNEEKKIELPKSNVLRFILEDGSWFVVRPSGTEPKMKVYLAVAGKDKNDSEAKMDKFNKDVMDIINEACK; this is encoded by the coding sequence TTGTCATACAAGGAAAAATTTAAATCATGGTTAGCTTCAGAATATGTAGATGCTGAAACTAAAAAGGAATTAGAAGCAATAAAGGATGAAAAGGAAATAGAAGATAGATTTTACAAAGACCTGGAATTTGGAACGGGTGGACTTAGAGGTGTTATTGCAGCAGGAAGTAATAGAATGAATATATATACTGTTGGTAAAGCAACTCAAGGACTTAGTGATTATCTTACTAAAAACTACAAAGATGCATCTATAGCTATAGCTCACGATTCAAGAATAATGTCAAGAGAGTTTGCTGAGAGAGCAGCTAGTGTTCTGTGTGCAAATGGTGTAAAAACTTATTTATTTGAGTCACTTAGACCTACACCTATGCTTTCATTTACTGTAAGACATTTAAATTGTAAAGCAGGAATTGTAATTACAGCTTCACACAATCCAAAAGAGTATAATGGATATAAAGTTTATAATGAGGACGGAAATCAACTTACAGACAAAGCGGCAGCAGAAGTTTTAGAGTGCATAGAAAAAACAGATGATTTTTCAGGTGTTAAACTTATAGATGTAAAGAAGGCAGAGGCAGAGGGTATTCTTAATATAATAGGTGAAGAAGTAGATAAGGTTTACATAGATAAGGTTAAAGATCTTACTATAAGAAAAGATATGGTAGAAAAAAGTGCTAAAGACTTAAAAATAATATATACTCCTATACATGGATCTGGAAATATTCCAGTTAGAAGAGTCTTAAAGGAACTTGGATATGAAAATTTATCAGTAGTTAAAGAACAAGAAGAGCCAGATGGTAATTTTCCAACTGCACCATATCCTAATCCAGAGCAGCCATCAGTATTTAATATAGCTTTAAACTTAGCTAGAGAAGTTGAACCAGATGTTATATTTGGAACTGATCCTGATTGCGATAGAATAGGTGTGCTTGCTAAAGATAAGAGTGGAGAGTATAAAGTACTTACAGGAAATCAAACGGGAGTACTTTTAACACATTATATAATTTCTTCTCTTAAAGATACGGGAAAACTTCCAGACAATGGAGCAGTAATAAAAACTATAGTAACTTCTGAAATGACACGTAAGATTACAGAAGATTACGGCATGGAACTTATAGATGTTTTAACTGGTTTCAAGTATATAGGAGAAAAGATTAAAGAGTTTGAAAAAACTAAATCTAATACTTATCTATTTGGTTTTGAGGAAAGCTATGGATGCTTAGCAGGTACTTTTGTAAGAGACAAAGATGCTGTTGTTGCAGCTACTTTAGTATGCGAAATGGCACTGTATTATAAGAAAAAAGGTTTAAGTCTAGATGATGCACTTAATGCATTGTATGAGAAATATGGATATTATAATGAAAAACTGGTATCAATAGAGCTTCAAGGTAAAGAAGGTCAAGAAAAAATACAAAAGGCACTTAACTATCTAAGAGAAAATATGGCAGATGATGTAGCAGGGGTAAAGATAGTTAAAAAGTTTGATTACAAAACTAGTATAGAAAAAGATGTACCTAAAAATGAAGAAAAGAAAATTGAACTTCCTAAGTCTAATGTACTTAGATTTATTTTAGAAGATGGCTCTTGGTTTGTAGTAAGACCATCTGGAACTGAGCCTAAAATGAAAGTATATCTAGCAGTAGCAGGCAAAGATAAAAATGATTCTGAAGCCAAAATGGATAAATTCAATAAAGATGTTATGGATATTATAAACGAGGCTTGTAAATAA
- a CDS encoding NAD-dependent epimerase/dehydratase family protein, whose translation MNILVTGGAGFIGTHVVNMLLEDGHKVSVIDNMVHGNGSNLPKNVPLYKMDIVDSSIEDAFKIEKPEIVIHNAAQISVAHSVKDPIYDAKVNVLGSVNILEMCKKYGVKKVIYPASAAIFGEPKYLPIDEKHPLDMISQYGITKHTVEHYLSVYKELYGINYTVLRYSNVYGPGQDSSGEGGVVSIFAEKLLKGESLCIYGNGEQVRDFVYVKDVAKANLYALNSLHNEIYNVCTNTRITINHLAELMCSVQGEKVDIIHIGERAGDIFESYMSYDKINSACGWKPEYDLKSGIEETMRSFN comes from the coding sequence ATGAATATACTGGTAACTGGCGGTGCTGGTTTTATAGGAACACATGTAGTTAATATGTTGTTAGAAGATGGTCATAAGGTTTCAGTTATAGATAACATGGTACATGGTAATGGTAGTAATCTGCCAAAGAATGTTCCATTATATAAAATGGATATAGTAGATAGCAGTATAGAAGATGCGTTCAAAATCGAAAAACCTGAAATCGTAATACATAATGCTGCTCAAATAAGTGTGGCACATTCAGTAAAAGATCCAATATACGATGCTAAGGTGAATGTTTTGGGTAGTGTAAATATACTTGAAATGTGCAAAAAATATGGAGTAAAAAAAGTAATTTATCCAGCATCAGCAGCTATTTTTGGTGAACCTAAATATCTACCAATAGATGAAAAGCATCCCCTTGATATGATATCTCAATATGGTATTACAAAGCATACTGTAGAGCACTATTTAAGTGTTTATAAGGAACTATATGGCATTAATTATACAGTATTAAGGTACTCAAATGTATATGGTCCAGGACAAGATAGTAGTGGTGAAGGTGGCGTTGTCTCTATTTTTGCAGAAAAACTTTTAAAGGGCGAATCACTTTGTATATATGGAAATGGAGAGCAGGTAAGAGATTTTGTATATGTAAAAGATGTTGCAAAGGCAAATCTATATGCTTTGAATTCACTGCATAATGAAATATATAATGTATGTACAAATACAAGGATAACTATAAATCATTTAGCTGAACTTATGTGCAGTGTACAAGGAGAAAAAGTGGATATAATTCATATAGGAGAAAGAGCTGGAGATATTTTTGAAAGCTATATGTCTTATGACAAAATAAACAGTGCATGTGGGTGGAAACCGGAATATGATTTAAAATCTGGTATTGAGGAAACAATGAGAAGCTTTAATTAA
- a CDS encoding aminotransferase class I/II-fold pyridoxal phosphate-dependent enzyme, whose translation MYKLNQNETPLYNALMEYVDRDTIPFHVPGHKKGNGIDEEFKNFIGENPFKIDVTVFKLVDSLHHPTGPIKKAQELAADAYGSKAAFYSVNGTSGAIQGMILSVVGDGDKIIVPRNVHKSVTAGIILSGAVPVYMQPEVDKKVGIAHGVAPKTVEETLKKNPDAKAVLIINPTYYGVSTDIKEIADIVHSYDMPLIVDEAHGPHLSFNDRLPMSALNAGADMCAQSTHKIIGALTQMSLLHVNSDRIDINRVQQIMNLLQTTSPSYILMASMDCARRQIALHGKELLDSTIDLCNYARREINKIEGFYCFGEEVLGRPGSYAFDPTKLTITCTDLGITGYDLDMLLANDYHIQVELSDLYNVLAVGSFGDTKENIDALINALKQISKSISSTDKKKKTSFKDIPAVPKRILSPREAFNGEKESILIKDSVGKTSGEFLMAYPPGIPILCPGEIITQEIVHYVNDLKVAGLYVQGTEDPEVNYIKVLK comes from the coding sequence TTGTATAAATTAAATCAAAATGAAACACCACTTTACAATGCTTTAATGGAATATGTAGACAGAGATACTATTCCATTTCATGTACCAGGTCATAAGAAAGGTAATGGAATTGACGAGGAATTTAAAAATTTCATTGGTGAGAATCCCTTTAAAATTGACGTAACTGTATTTAAATTAGTAGATAGTTTACATCATCCTACAGGTCCTATAAAAAAAGCTCAAGAATTAGCGGCTGATGCTTATGGCTCAAAAGCTGCTTTTTACTCTGTAAATGGAACCTCTGGTGCTATACAAGGTATGATTTTATCTGTAGTAGGTGATGGAGATAAAATTATTGTTCCTAGAAATGTTCATAAATCTGTAACCGCTGGAATCATATTAAGTGGCGCTGTACCTGTATACATGCAGCCAGAAGTTGATAAAAAAGTTGGAATAGCCCATGGTGTTGCACCAAAAACCGTAGAAGAAACTCTCAAGAAAAATCCTGATGCAAAAGCTGTACTTATTATAAATCCTACATATTACGGAGTATCTACAGATATAAAAGAAATAGCTGATATAGTACACAGCTATGATATGCCGCTTATTGTAGATGAGGCTCACGGACCTCATTTAAGCTTTAACGATAGACTTCCTATGTCTGCATTAAATGCTGGTGCCGATATGTGTGCTCAAAGTACTCATAAAATAATAGGAGCTCTTACTCAAATGTCTTTACTTCATGTGAATTCAGATAGAATAGATATAAATAGAGTACAACAAATAATGAACTTACTCCAAACTACCTCACCATCTTATATTCTTATGGCTTCCATGGACTGTGCTAGAAGACAAATAGCTCTTCATGGAAAAGAACTTTTAGATAGTACAATTGATTTATGCAATTATGCGAGGCGTGAAATAAATAAAATTGAAGGCTTTTACTGTTTTGGTGAAGAAGTTCTTGGCAGACCAGGCTCTTATGCTTTTGATCCAACCAAACTTACTATAACTTGTACAGATTTAGGTATAACAGGTTATGATCTTGATATGCTTTTAGCTAATGACTACCATATTCAAGTAGAACTTTCTGATTTATATAATGTACTTGCTGTAGGTTCTTTTGGTGACACCAAGGAAAATATTGATGCTTTAATTAACGCTTTAAAACAAATAAGCAAAAGTATTTCTTCAACTGATAAAAAGAAAAAGACTTCCTTTAAGGATATTCCTGCTGTTCCTAAAAGAATACTTTCTCCTAGAGAAGCTTTTAATGGAGAAAAAGAATCCATACTAATTAAAGACAGCGTAGGAAAAACAAGTGGAGAATTTTTAATGGCTTACCCACCAGGTATCCCCATATTATGTCCAGGTGAAATTATAACCCAGGAAATAGTACACTATGTTAATGACTTAAAGGTTGCTGGTTTATATGTACAAGGAACAGAAGACCCAGAAGTCAATTATA
- the galU gene encoding UTP--glucose-1-phosphate uridylyltransferase GalU gives MRVKKAIIPAAGLGTRFLPATKAQPKEMLPIVDKPTIQYIIEEAVQSGIEEILVITGRNKRAIEDHFDKSFELESELESHNKKELLKIVKDISNLANIYYIRQKEPRGLGHAINCARTFVGNEPFAVLLGDDVVNAKVPCLKQLINCYNEYKTSILGVQRVPNSEVSKYGIVNGMHIEDGVYKVKDLVEKPKQEEAPSDLAILGRYIITPAIFDILDNTKPGKGDEIQLTDALKTLMKTEAMYAYIFSGRRYDVGDKLGFLQATVEYALKRDELKKPFMKYLFTIKDNPNFKQLYDELTKKAK, from the coding sequence ATGAGAGTCAAAAAAGCTATAATACCAGCAGCGGGGTTAGGAACAAGATTTTTACCAGCAACGAAGGCACAGCCTAAGGAAATGCTTCCAATAGTGGATAAGCCAACAATACAATATATAATTGAGGAAGCAGTACAATCAGGAATAGAAGAAATACTCGTAATTACTGGAAGAAATAAAAGAGCAATAGAGGATCATTTTGATAAGTCATTTGAACTCGAAAGTGAACTTGAAAGCCATAATAAAAAAGAACTTCTTAAGATTGTAAAAGACATATCTAATTTGGCTAATATATACTACATACGTCAGAAGGAACCAAGAGGTCTTGGTCATGCAATTAATTGTGCTAGGACATTTGTTGGTAATGAGCCATTTGCGGTTTTGTTGGGTGATGACGTAGTAAATGCTAAAGTACCATGCTTAAAGCAGCTTATAAATTGTTACAATGAATATAAAACTTCTATATTAGGAGTTCAAAGAGTACCAAATTCAGAAGTGTCAAAATATGGTATAGTAAATGGCATGCATATAGAAGATGGTGTTTATAAGGTAAAGGATTTGGTAGAAAAACCAAAACAAGAAGAAGCACCTTCTGATTTAGCTATACTTGGAAGATATATAATAACTCCAGCTATATTTGATATACTAGACAATACTAAACCAGGTAAAGGCGATGAGATTCAACTTACAGATGCACTAAAAACTCTTATGAAGACAGAAGCAATGTATGCTTACATTTTTTCAGGTAGAAGATATGACGTAGGAGATAAACTAGGATTTTTACAAGCTACTGTTGAATATGCGCTTAAAAGAGATGAACTTAAAAAACCATTTATGAAGTATTTATTTACAATAAAAGATAATCCTAATTTTAAACAATTGTATGATGAGTTAACAAAGAAAGCAAAATAA
- a CDS encoding tetratricopeptide repeat protein has product MSIQQEFKDKVSKLIFLELKKESIDSIFNVKVRENIYAPIRSKRLIDKVKAGSKFENIPLSFFVEGMFYVLGGDENFKYNDIYSELMNKNSEMTTQYIKEIIYDEVKENNYEEAYILLKGLITIEPNEENYEKIMMISEAIREKKAEFQEEELKVIDRAKNLEGYIKPYFYEAIIKNENKDYEGAWLAINTYIQNGGEENETTKALKHSLQDIKNYEKAKEVMSQDPKEALKIFIKLLDEFQDDAVLLYYIGVTYRMLANYEKAIYYLNESMALDSNVVEVFNELGINYAALGDMDNAINYLRKAFDVTKSIEICTNLIICYMNKGDLTQAKLHYEIAKKLNPEDEIVLKLGNSLEK; this is encoded by the coding sequence ATGAGTATACAACAAGAATTTAAAGACAAGGTATCAAAATTAATTTTTCTTGAGTTAAAAAAAGAAAGTATTGATTCTATTTTTAATGTAAAAGTAAGAGAGAATATATATGCACCTATAAGATCTAAAAGACTTATAGACAAAGTTAAGGCAGGAAGTAAGTTTGAAAACATACCACTATCATTTTTTGTGGAAGGCATGTTTTATGTATTGGGTGGAGATGAAAACTTCAAGTATAATGATATATACAGCGAACTTATGAATAAAAATTCAGAAATGACAACACAATATATAAAAGAAATTATTTATGACGAGGTTAAAGAAAACAATTATGAAGAGGCGTATATATTACTAAAAGGTCTTATTACTATAGAACCGAATGAAGAAAATTATGAAAAAATTATGATGATAAGTGAAGCTATAAGAGAGAAAAAAGCAGAATTTCAAGAGGAAGAGCTCAAAGTGATAGATAGGGCTAAAAATCTTGAAGGATACATAAAGCCATATTTCTATGAGGCAATAATAAAGAATGAAAATAAAGATTATGAAGGTGCTTGGTTAGCTATAAATACCTATATCCAAAATGGTGGAGAGGAAAATGAAACCACAAAAGCATTAAAACATTCTTTGCAGGATATAAAAAATTATGAAAAAGCAAAGGAAGTAATGAGTCAAGATCCTAAGGAAGCTTTAAAAATATTTATAAAGCTTTTAGATGAATTTCAAGATGATGCAGTGCTTTTATATTACATAGGGGTAACTTATAGAATGCTTGCCAATTATGAAAAAGCTATTTATTATCTTAATGAATCTATGGCGCTTGATAGTAATGTTGTAGAGGTATTTAATGAACTTGGCATAAATTACGCAGCTTTGGGAGATATGGATAATGCAATAAATTATTTAAGAAAAGCTTTTGATGTAACTAAATCTATAGAGATATGTACAAATCTCATTATATGCTATATGAATAAAGGTGACCTAACCCAGGCAAAATTACATTATGAAATAGCAAAAAAGTTGAATCCTGAAGATGAAATTGTTTTAAAGTTAGGCAATTCTCTAGAAAAGTAG